A genomic region of Candidatus Limnocylindrales bacterium contains the following coding sequences:
- a CDS encoding carbohydrate ABC transporter permease encodes MSRRPGKFSKYLESMVVYGILIGTSLFAIFPIVWAILTSLKQEATIFLYPPQWLPHPITLENYLHILYNSNMPRYFLNSLWVVFMTILLSLTLSSHGGYAAARFSFKGKNTLLFIILLTVMIPGIVVLIPLYMLATQVGLLDTYWVLILVYTAWQIPAVLWLMRGFFETIPRELEEAALIDGCSRPGAFYRIIWPLTRPGLAAAAVIVFVNVWNEFILAATLTTSDDKRLIPVGLYYYIGAYGIEWGKLMAAVCIALLPIILLFIFLQRSFIKGLSSGSVKG; translated from the coding sequence ATGTCTCGGCGACCCGGTAAATTTTCAAAATATCTTGAATCGATGGTTGTTTATGGGATTCTTATAGGTACCTCTCTGTTTGCTATTTTTCCCATTGTGTGGGCCATTTTAACTTCTCTTAAACAAGAAGCTACTATTTTTCTCTATCCTCCTCAGTGGCTGCCCCATCCGATAACCCTTGAAAATTACCTCCACATCCTTTATAACTCCAATATGCCCCGCTACTTCTTGAACAGCCTGTGGGTAGTTTTCATGACCATTCTCTTGAGTCTGACCCTCTCTTCCCATGGGGGATACGCGGCTGCACGTTTTTCCTTTAAGGGAAAAAATACCCTGTTGTTTATTATTCTCCTGACAGTTATGATTCCGGGCATTGTGGTCTTAATTCCTCTTTATATGCTGGCCACTCAGGTAGGATTGCTGGATACTTACTGGGTTTTGATTCTGGTTTATACGGCCTGGCAAATTCCGGCGGTTTTATGGCTGATGCGAGGGTTCTTTGAAACTATTCCCAGGGAATTGGAAGAAGCTGCCCTCATAGATGGATGTTCCAGGCCCGGAGCATTTTATCGAATCATCTGGCCTCTAACCCGACCCGGATTGGCCGCAGCAGCAGTTATTGTCTTTGTAAATGTCTGGAATGAGTTTATTCTGGCTGCTACTTTAACAACCTCTGATGATAAACGTCTGATTCCTGTAGGACTTTATTACTACATCGGAGCCTATGGCATTGAATGGGGTAAATTAATGGCAGCCGTCTGTATAGCTTTGCTTCCCATTATCCTTTTGTTTATATTCCTCCAGCGCAGTTTCATTAAAGGACTATCATCGGGATCTGTAAAGGGTTAG
- a CDS encoding enolase C-terminal domain-like protein codes for MKIDQVEVIPIRIPNRVPMKLSTMLLEFQDNVIVRLRAGDLTGIGETEPIYGFQGCGESQVTIVPLIRERFTPLLLGRSPFDIERMVRDLEKAVWGNPYAKAAVINALYDLMAKALGLPLYQLLGGCYREKIPVVWTIGIKDKKEMVEEALWAVDRGFKLLKLKIGALAPEMDLQNIAAIREAVGPDIGIRVDANGALSFTQALKLLTGLIPFNLELVEQPLAIWDLDGMARLIELLGIPIMPDESLHSLQSALDLIMKRAASIFGMKLAKHGGIYYAQRIAALAQAANLPIYPGNQPSTSIGSATAAHFYAATWNATLGGDFHIGPAGWLADDIVKNPLVVRDGHAFVPQGIGIGMELDEEKLAKYTRKI; via the coding sequence ATGAAAATAGATCAGGTAGAAGTAATTCCCATTCGGATACCCAACCGGGTTCCTATGAAGCTTTCCACCATGCTTTTAGAATTTCAAGATAATGTGATTGTCCGGCTAAGGGCGGGGGATTTAACTGGAATTGGTGAGACTGAGCCGATTTACGGGTTTCAGGGATGCGGAGAATCCCAGGTAACCATAGTTCCTTTGATTCGAGAGCGATTTACACCACTCCTTTTAGGACGAAGTCCCTTTGACATCGAACGGATGGTTCGAGACCTGGAGAAGGCTGTTTGGGGTAATCCCTATGCTAAAGCGGCCGTAATCAATGCGCTGTATGATCTCATGGCAAAAGCCTTGGGGCTTCCTCTCTATCAACTCCTGGGTGGCTGCTATCGTGAGAAGATACCGGTGGTATGGACCATTGGGATTAAAGATAAAAAGGAGATGGTAGAAGAGGCCCTCTGGGCTGTGGATCGAGGTTTTAAGTTGTTAAAATTAAAGATAGGGGCTTTAGCGCCCGAGATGGATTTACAAAACATCGCAGCGATTCGAGAGGCTGTAGGACCCGACATCGGGATTCGTGTCGATGCCAACGGTGCCCTCAGTTTTACCCAGGCTTTGAAACTCCTCACCGGGTTAATTCCCTTTAATTTGGAGCTGGTGGAACAGCCTCTGGCTATATGGGATCTGGATGGGATGGCTCGACTTATTGAGCTTTTAGGTATTCCGATTATGCCCGATGAAAGCCTCCACTCCCTTCAATCTGCTCTGGACCTGATTATGAAAAGGGCCGCTTCCATCTTTGGAATGAAACTGGCCAAACACGGGGGGATTTATTATGCTCAGAGAATTGCCGCCCTGGCTCAGGCTGCCAACCTCCCCATTTATCCGGGAAATCAGCCGAGTACCAGTATAGGATCGGCTACCGCTGCCCATTTCTATGCAGCGACATGGAATGCTACTTTAGGAGGAGATTTTCATATAGGTCCTGCCGGGTGGCTTGCCGATGATATCGTCAAAAATCCCCTGGTCGTTCGGGATGGCCATGCCTTTGTCCCCCAGGGGATTGGAATTGGAATGGAACTGGATGAAGAGAAATTAGCTAAATATACCAGGAAGATCTAG
- a CDS encoding extracellular solute-binding protein: MKSEHRLLSRRTFLQKAGQIGAATGLLATGGFPTLRRARAQDKKSVTLRYWTFLNPKDPNPRSQAQNQILESFEAKYPHIKVSVEIVPWQTTGLQLIQAAQAGKTPDVISMFNLYLAQQVAAKTILPLDEYLQGWSPEQQQDFIYPLEQVSFEGRRMAFFRDLRVRLLWYRKDWLGEAGFGTPRSWEELARAAQAVTTGRRTGFTMAMERSRDKGVQLGQFMISNLWAQGINILDDQGKANFNNEAGARIFQFLYDLVHTYKAMPLSVISVDSDTSLQMIKSGATAMITEGSHRVSTARAGQGVGMNLATTPIPSPEPDKPCPALTTGQVLMMGKDCKNREEAWLFIEHSISPEQQALIGKVAQEMPTRKSSYQDPWFKTPEAAEMLAWVEYVQKTSRPFIFPEKVEILFDTIAGAAQEVITRRKPIPQALEEAAARWNKEKGGGS, encoded by the coding sequence ATGAAAAGCGAACACCGCTTATTATCGCGTCGTACCTTTCTCCAGAAAGCCGGACAGATAGGGGCTGCTACGGGACTCCTGGCTACCGGTGGATTTCCCACCCTGCGGAGAGCCCGGGCTCAGGATAAAAAATCCGTAACCCTTCGGTACTGGACTTTCTTAAATCCAAAGGATCCGAATCCCCGCTCTCAAGCTCAGAATCAGATCCTTGAGAGTTTCGAAGCAAAATATCCCCATATCAAGGTTTCGGTAGAAATTGTTCCCTGGCAAACCACCGGACTCCAGTTGATTCAGGCGGCCCAGGCTGGTAAAACACCCGATGTAATCAGCATGTTTAACCTTTATCTGGCCCAGCAAGTGGCCGCTAAAACGATTCTTCCTTTAGATGAATATCTTCAAGGATGGAGTCCGGAACAGCAACAAGATTTTATTTATCCCCTGGAGCAGGTTAGCTTCGAGGGACGCAGGATGGCTTTTTTCCGGGATCTGAGGGTTCGACTTCTCTGGTACCGAAAGGATTGGCTGGGAGAAGCCGGATTTGGGACTCCTCGAAGCTGGGAGGAATTGGCCCGGGCAGCTCAAGCCGTTACCACAGGTCGTCGGACCGGCTTTACCATGGCCATGGAGAGATCCAGGGACAAGGGGGTTCAGCTCGGTCAGTTTATGATCAGTAATCTCTGGGCCCAGGGAATTAATATTCTGGATGATCAGGGGAAGGCTAATTTTAATAACGAAGCAGGAGCTCGGATTTTTCAATTCCTTTACGATTTAGTTCATACTTACAAAGCCATGCCCCTCAGTGTCATCTCTGTGGATTCCGATACCAGCTTGCAGATGATCAAATCCGGCGCAACGGCCATGATTACGGAAGGAAGCCATCGGGTTTCCACGGCCCGGGCCGGTCAGGGGGTCGGCATGAACCTGGCTACCACGCCCATTCCTTCCCCTGAGCCGGATAAACCTTGTCCGGCATTGACCACCGGACAGGTCCTCATGATGGGTAAAGATTGTAAGAATCGGGAGGAGGCCTGGTTATTCATCGAACATTCTATCAGTCCAGAACAACAAGCCCTGATCGGTAAAGTAGCTCAGGAGATGCCGACCCGTAAATCCTCCTATCAAGACCCCTGGTTTAAAACCCCTGAAGCCGCAGAAATGCTAGCCTGGGTGGAGTATGTTCAAAAAACTTCTCGACCCTTCATTTTTCCGGAAAAAGTAGAGATTCTTTTTGATACCATAGCCGGAGCCGCCCAGGAAGTCATCACCCGACGTAAACCGATCCCCCAGGCCCTGGAAGAGGCCGCAGCAAGATGGAATAAGGAAAAAGGAGGAGGATCTTAA
- a CDS encoding chlorite dismutase family protein, which yields MPEVKRQFVNFAFYKVDPIWRRLSQSERELGKKEFISVVEEFASKDSPSKVMTYSYTTVGIRPETDFLLWRISYSLESFQEMSTSLLSTGLGKYLDTPYSFLAMTKRSIYVDKISPEHGESRLQIIPAQSKFLFVYPFVKKREWYLMTKPARQGIMDEHIEIGSRYTSVKLNTTYSFGLDDQEFVVAFETDKPEDFLDLVMELRETEGSRYTVRDTPTITCIRKSLQETLDSLGG from the coding sequence ATGCCTGAAGTGAAACGGCAATTTGTTAATTTTGCTTTTTATAAAGTGGATCCAATCTGGAGACGACTTTCTCAGTCGGAACGAGAGCTCGGTAAAAAGGAATTCATCTCCGTAGTCGAAGAATTTGCTTCGAAGGACTCCCCTTCGAAGGTTATGACCTACAGTTATACCACGGTGGGGATTCGACCTGAAACCGACTTTTTGCTATGGCGGATTTCTTATTCCCTGGAGTCTTTTCAAGAGATGAGCACCAGTTTGCTATCCACAGGCCTTGGGAAGTATTTAGATACTCCCTATTCCTTTCTGGCCATGACCAAACGTTCGATCTATGTGGATAAGATTAGCCCGGAGCATGGAGAAAGTCGGTTACAAATCATCCCGGCCCAGTCCAAATTCTTGTTTGTCTATCCCTTCGTAAAGAAGCGGGAGTGGTATCTGATGACCAAACCGGCCCGACAGGGAATTATGGACGAACACATTGAGATTGGGAGCCGTTATACCTCTGTAAAGTTGAATACCACTTACTCTTTCGGCCTCGACGATCAAGAATTTGTAGTTGCCTTTGAAACCGACAAACCGGAGGATTTCCTTGATTTGGTCATGGAACTGCGGGAAACCGAAGGGAGCCGATACACCGTACGGGATACCCCGACGATTACTTGTATTCGGAAGAGTTTACAAGAAACGTTGGATAGTCTGGGAGGCTAA